Proteins encoded in a region of the Clostridium butyricum genome:
- a CDS encoding acetolactate synthase large subunit, with the protein MEPTELNTAKLLVKCLEEEGVEYIFGIPGEENLEVMNALRDSSIKFITTRHEQGAAFMADVYGRLTGKAGVCLSTLGPGATNLVTGVADAHSDGAPLIAITGQVGTERMHLTSHQFLDLCKMFEPITKRTKMIVRPDTVNEIVRIAFKYAESEKPGACHIDLPVNIAKMSINSSEKPLKKKIISKEFAPIDKIEDAAAEIFKAKKPVILVGSSAVRADSSQSLTKFATDLKIPVVMTMMSKGIVPCDNKYSIGTIGIPQKDHINKIVDSADLIIAVGYDIVEYSPVKWNNDGHLNIVHIDTRPAHINKLYQPIVEVVGDISDSLHNILRRTSRKHEPSYALQIKKEIEQEFKKFEHDNSFPMKPQKILSDVRKVMGKDDIVISDVGAHKMWIARQYECYKPNTCIISNGFATMGIGVPGAVAAKLIYPEKKVLTITGDGGFMMNSQEIETAIRIGTPFVTLIFNDSNYGLIKWKQLDQYGQECFVNFSNPDFVKLAEGMHAKGYRIEKAEDLIPTLEDAFKQNVPSIIDCRVDYEENIKLSKYLKELYSKKDHN; encoded by the coding sequence ATGGAACCTACAGAATTAAATACTGCAAAATTATTGGTAAAATGTTTGGAAGAAGAAGGTGTTGAATATATTTTTGGTATACCTGGTGAGGAAAATCTTGAGGTTATGAATGCCTTACGCGATTCATCAATAAAATTCATTACTACAAGGCATGAACAAGGTGCAGCATTTATGGCTGATGTATATGGAAGGCTTACTGGAAAGGCTGGAGTATGTTTATCTACTCTTGGACCTGGCGCTACCAATCTTGTTACAGGCGTTGCTGATGCACATAGTGATGGAGCTCCTTTAATTGCAATAACTGGACAAGTAGGTACAGAAAGAATGCATCTTACATCACATCAGTTTTTAGATTTATGTAAAATGTTTGAACCTATTACAAAAAGAACGAAAATGATAGTTCGTCCTGATACTGTAAATGAGATTGTAAGGATAGCATTTAAATATGCTGAAAGCGAAAAACCTGGTGCATGTCATATTGACCTTCCTGTAAATATAGCAAAGATGTCTATAAATAGCAGTGAAAAGCCTTTAAAGAAAAAAATTATTTCAAAAGAATTTGCGCCTATAGATAAAATTGAAGATGCTGCTGCAGAAATATTTAAAGCAAAAAAACCAGTTATTTTAGTTGGAAGTAGTGCCGTACGTGCAGATTCAAGTCAATCATTAACTAAATTTGCAACAGATTTAAAGATTCCTGTTGTAATGACTATGATGTCAAAAGGAATAGTGCCTTGTGATAATAAATATTCAATTGGTACCATAGGAATACCACAAAAAGATCATATTAATAAAATTGTGGATAGTGCAGATCTTATTATTGCTGTAGGATATGATATTGTTGAATATTCTCCAGTAAAATGGAATAATGATGGGCATTTAAATATAGTTCATATTGATACAAGACCTGCTCACATTAATAAGTTATATCAGCCAATTGTAGAGGTAGTTGGAGATATATCAGATTCACTTCATAATATTCTTAGAAGAACTTCAAGAAAGCATGAACCTTCTTATGCTTTACAAATAAAAAAAGAGATTGAACAAGAATTCAAAAAATTTGAACATGATAATTCATTTCCTATGAAACCACAGAAAATTTTGAGCGATGTGAGAAAGGTTATGGGGAAAGATGATATTGTAATATCTGATGTAGGTGCACATAAAATGTGGATTGCACGTCAGTATGAATGTTATAAACCAAATACTTGTATAATATCAAATGGATTTGCCACTATGGGGATAGGAGTTCCTGGTGCTGTTGCTGCTAAACTTATATATCCAGAAAAAAAAGTCCTAACCATAACTGGTGATGGTGGCTTTATGATGAATTCACAAGAGATTGAAACAGCTATACGTATTGGTACACCATTTGTAACTCTTATTTTTAATGATAGCAATTATGGGCTTATTAAATGGAAACAGTTAGATCAATATGGACAAGAATGTTTTGTTAATTTTTCAAATCCGGATTTTGTAAAACTTGCTGAAGGTATGCATGCCAAAGGATATAGAATAGAAAAAGCAGAGGATCTTATTCCTACATTAGAAGATGCATTTAAACAAAATGTACCTTCAATAATTGATTGTAGAGTAGATTATGAAGAGAATATAAAACTAAGTAAGTATTTAAAAGAACTTTATTCAAAAAAAGATCATAATTAA